tctgTATTCcaatttgaattattttcaaCAAGATGCTGTACATTTAGAGTAAGATTGTCAGTGTTAACAGTGTTACACTGTGTTCGGCCGTACACCAATTACATTACTTCGGCACCGCCACCACTGTCGTTTTGCATTACATGAGCTGCAGAGTCTCAGTCAGTCAGATTTCACTTATTAGAGATGAAATGACTGACAGGACGATGTCGGAGGATCCTGAGCGTCATTGACAAATCTCTTATCTTGTAAAATGTGCAGTCAGTATATAGTACATAGTATGTGTGATCGGCTGATTGCAAATTTGAAAAGTGAACAGTGAGCTTGCATTCAAAAGCGATAGATACCGGCTCCCTGATGCCAAGAAGCTAAGATTATTTAACACGTGCCtaaattttatgtaaaaaacaaaTGATGTCAATTCATATCTTTCAGCGAGAAAGTGTTTAATTtacgaacttttattttgaaatgtaaaatcAGCGACATTAGATAGAagcccctttttttttttttttttttttttttttggaggtaCCCACTTTTGGAGTTTACACCCCATTTCGGAGTTCTCTGTCCTGCAGCTATATCTACTTTCTGATGCACGCAAATTACAAAGTATGCGTGATCGTAAATTCAAGATACCGGGTTTGTTGCAAGTTTATATACCGGTGTTATGTACCTCACTGTGACATCCCTAGTTTGGagtgcttttattattttatacagatTATATACATGACGTACAATTTTAGAGTGTATTTCTCCCTCCAGGTTCCAGATGAGATGATCCAGTGTATCGTGTGTGAGGACTGGCTCCATGGTCGGgttagtttcaaatcagtttgCAGTCAGGCAGGACCTGTACATGCTTCAGTGTTCTTTGTGTGTGTAGATAAGGAACATGACATATGTCTGAATCATCTATGTGTTTCTCTCAGCATTTAGGCTGTGCAGTGCCAGACTGTGTGGAGCTACAAGAGATGATCTGCGAGTCATGCATGAATAAAACACCTTTCCTTTGGAACTATGCTGCACAAATTGCAGGTAATGTTAAATACCATTTTTTGCTTTCATTTTGCATTTACAGATATGTCTGCAAAGGTTTCTTTAAAAAAGGAGAGAATTTTAATGTACACTATCGTTTAACATTTGgatcaagatgttttttttttgttttgtttttaaattaacacttatttaacaaggacacattaaattgatcaaaagtgacattataGATTTAGTGTACATGAAAATATCATTTGTCAGTTAGCATCTTTTAGTAGACATTTATACTTTTTTGAAGGCTTAATATGTCTTGTTTGCATCAGTTCCACCCATAACAAAAGTAAGCCCATGCAAAGGAGAAGGGGATGTGAAAGTGGAGGTCGAAAATGATGAAGAGCAGATAAAAAATGAGAACCTGAAGAGCCCCGTAGATGAGAAGGTATTTACTGTCTGCTGTataatgtctgtctgtcttgtcTCTGAGTAGGAGGCTGATTCATGAAATGGCAGCTTTTCCTTTCATTCGtgttcagtttgttttattGCTGACAGCCAAACTTAAAACTCCTTTAAACAAGTGATGTGCAATGATGAACAAGTGTTTAAAGACACTCGATGCACTAAAGAGTTAAAGCTTCTTTTTAGACACAGGTTTGCCTTTGTCTCACCAGTCTCACCACAAGATGGCGGTAGTTAGATGATGCTTATCAGAAAGTGTTTGCTCATGCGTCATCTGTCTCAAGCCATAATTTGAAGGAATCAAGCTAAATTTAATTTGCACCACATTGTTTTGTTGCTGTTAGAAACTATGCCAGCTCTGTATGACTGAGGaatattaaatgattttaacagTATACACAGAAAGAGAGGAATCAGTGATCAAGATTTGATGACCTTCTTTCTGTCGACAGGTGCAGGTCAACGGGACATCCGCCTGTAAGCGGAAACACCAGGAAGAAGCTGAAGGTTCCTCAGAGGACGGCTCGTGCTCCGGTTGCAGGCTGAGAGAGATGAAGGCCTCGGGGATGAGCCGGACTTTGCAGGGTGCCGTGTTCTGGCCGTCTGCCTGGCGCACCAAACTCTGCACCTGCACAGACTGCAAGGTACAGCTCAAACACACCGATTACAGATTACAGATTCACCcttggttaaagggttagttcacccaaaaatgaaatttctgttattaagtactcaccctcatgatgtcccaaacccgtaagacctttgtttgtttttggaacacaaatggtaaggtatttttaataaaatccaagggtatctgatccacacataggcagcaatgatATTGCACctttttgaggtccagaaaggtattaaagacatagataaaatagtcaacatgactacagtagttcaaccttaatgttatgaagcgacgagaatactttttgtgcgcaaaaacaaaacaaaaataacgactttattcaacaaattcgtctttGAAACAAatttgtggaataaagtcgttatttttgtttagtttttgcgCACAAGAAGTATTCTCGTAGCTTCATAAgatctttttatatatattatattatattatattatattatattatattatattattttaagaaTTGACCAAAAGTGCCATTAAAGTTacaaatgattttataatgttgtccacaaaaatattaaggagCACAACTGCTTCCCAcattgatgatgataataagaaatatttcttgagcagcaaatcagcatattagaatgatttctgaaggatcatgtgacactgaagactggcgtaatgatgctgaaaattcaactttttcatcacaggaataaattacattttaaaatatgtatgtgtttgtgtgtgtatatatatatatatatatatatatatatatatatatatatatatatatatatatatatatatatatatatatatatatataaaatacatttttaaatttatatatatatatatatatatatatatatatatatatatatgtgtgtattatataatacatataatatatgtatattatacaagttattttaaattgtgatattTCACTCTATATATTTATTACTGTATGTTTGATGCATTTacaattatgtgtgtgtgtattttttttattgttgtttggaGAATGAGGATCTTACTTGTTCCTCACGTTAATTGGCTTTGTTTGCTTAGATCCTCTATGCAGACACAGGAGTGTCTTTCCTCACGGATGAGACGGACACCGTCCTGGCGTATGAGAACAAAGGCAAGTCCACAGAGCAGGCTGAACAAGCGGGTGGAGCTGAGGGTCGTGACCCCCTGATGTCGGCCTTAAACAACCTGAATCGGGTTCAGCAGCTGGAGATCATCCATGGTTAGTAGGGTTTAGTGGTACTAGCATCTTTATCTGTGTGAAAGCAAAACTAATTCATGATTTGAGATGTGAAATGTAACCACTCACCATTTACTATCAATTTAACAGTGAAGttcacatttaatttttcctcaGAATATAATGACATGAAGACAGAACTGAAGGACTATCTGCAGCGATTTGCAGCAGAAGGAAAGGTAGGCTATACATGAAGAGATGTAGATTGTTGAGATGAAGATAAGTTTGTACAGTCTGGTGTTAATTCTCCCCTTTCTTGTTTAGGTGGTGACACCTGAGGATATCCGTCAATTTTTTGAACAGCAGCAAAGCCGCAAGAGACGAAGAGCCAATGCAGGCCAGTACTACTGCAGTTAAACCGTCCTTCACCCTGACACTTCAAGCATACCAGCTATATCCaatcattcatgtttttttttttttttttcttcactctTTTTCCAAGGCCATTCCtggttttataaaataaatatgcagtTCAAATTCAGGCCCTCATAAGCTTGTATGATTTTGACCTTGTATAGTGATGTATGACAGTGTTCCCAAAGATGTAGCTGTAATTCTTTTCTTGTAATCCTACCATTTCAAATAGTGGTTGAATTTGCAATAATGTTCAGCTCAACATGTCTCGATTGGCTCTCAGTGCAAATAAATTATGGAAAGATTAAAAACAATGGATTAATGGACAGGCACTTCTGTAATGCCATAAAACAGCAGCTGCAGTCAATCCTCAGGAGCTCTCTCTTTTAAGCAATTTAAAATGGCTATTAGGAAAGCCACAATCACATGACTGCAGTCAGTATTAATTCTGTTCTTATGAGATGGCAAATATTCACATTCATGTGTGTCAGGGTAAATAGTGCTACAGCCAATTGGAAAAATCTGTTTAGGAAACAAACCTATGTAAGCGCTTTTTCAGGTTGTTCAGTTCAGTCACAGTTGTGATCTAGTAaccctttttttatttttatctagtTTTAACCTGTTTCATTTGTAGATTCTGTTACTTTTTAATGTCCTACCTTTGAGAAATAAACATGGTAATACATTTGGGCCCTGTGATGTATGTCTCAGTTTATTCTAGGAACTCTCCATTAGAGCGAAATTGCCTCCATTTGCACAAAAAATGAGATTTAGATGAACAAGTCAGTAATGCCTCTAGGATTTCTTCAGTGATAAATTGAAAGTGTTGTTAATAACCGATCAGGCTTTACACACCATTTAGAAGGGTAAAACTAATCAAGGCCACTAGATTTTAAAACTTTAAGCTATGTTTGAAGACATTTTTATGCAGCAAAACATCGGGCCAGAAATTGGGGAAAACGGCTGCCAGACGCACAACAGGTTTGTTTGCACAtgtatttgtagcaatagccaacaatacattgtacgggtcaaaattatcgatttttcttttatgccaaaaatcattaggatattaagtaaagatcatgttccatgaagatattttgtaaatctcctactgtaaatatatataaaaaatatttttattgacttcatttggacaactttaaaggcgattttctcaatatttcgtttttttttttttttgcaccctcagattctagattttcaaatagtcgtatctcagccaaatattgtcctatcctaacaaataTCCCATACATCAACTGaatgcttatttattcagctttccgatgatgtataaatctcaatttaaaaaatttgACCATTATGACTGGTTTTCTGGTACAGGgtcacatttattaatcttggcTAATGTTAATTTGAGCATTTACTaattactaaaatcaaatgttgGAACTTTTgatatttaatggacctgagctgacCTGAGCTAACCTGAaccaaacaatgaacagctgcatttttattaaagtcaccctgaaatcaaaaattttttttttaaaggcagtCTGCATAACACTGACAATTTGACGTTAAACATCGAGCTAGTTTGAGTTCTACAAAACAGACTAAACAATGATTCAAGCTTCTCATCTGGGAGCACAAATGCATTTTCAATTCATTCTCTAACAGTCTCTCAGGCAAGCAACCCACAAACCAGACTAAACCCAAACGACAATAAATAGCATTTGTGatagaaatgtattaattatgaGGTCAGTGTGCATCTCAAACACGAAATTATACCTTCAACTGTGTGCATTGACTTTTGCAGCAATCAGAACCCACCCTCAAAATGATCTGACTGGTgttaacatgaaataaatgaCTTAGCagttttttaatggaatattgccatatttgttataaatgatttatccgtgcagTTTGTTTTATGTCCCTCAAGCGACAACGATTCGGTCAAGtaccaatggacaaaatcaagtcccatcctacatttttttttcctgttcgTGAAGCTGTTTAACTCTGATATAAATCACAGTAGGGAAGAATGGACTATCCCAACTTCatcgttaacaaagattaataaaaactaacatacatatttctcattgttagttaatattaAGGCATTACTAATGTCTTAACGTtaataacattaactaatatggccttattgtaaagtgataCCCTTAAACACTACCCCGGCAATACGCTAGACTTTTGCCCAGATTTACAGTTTGGAAGAGTTGATACTAGAAAAAGGCAGTCTGCATAATTAGGCAGTCAGATTTGACAGACTTCACGGAAAATTGTGTTTTTAGCTTTTAGGTACTAAATTTGTATCTGAACTTACTTCGCGACCATtaaatgttctatatagtatgaataaaATTTGGACGTTCTACATTTGCCCTGTTGTTACTCTGCTGGCATACTGTTTTTTGAATACTATATAGTTTGGAAGTATTTGAATTGTTGGGGGGTTTTACTAATTTTGCATCTCATTTGCCACCACAATTGAAAAACCCTGTTACTGTATGATGAGGGAGCGAGTTCCTGCTGCTATAGTAATTTACATAAATACGCCCAAAAAATTTCCATATAAGGGCTTTTCGCACAACCTCACTTTTCTAGCTTGTTTGCTTTCACGTTCGCTCAGAGCTTCCGTTTGAACTAAAGCGAAATGTTTAGTGCTCAAAACACACAGTCAAGAGGCCTCGACTACGCATGATCGTTTTTTAGACTTCTTGTACTCTGAAATAATAAATGACCTCCAGGAGTATGATTTTGCATACTTGGGGCTTCAGTTGATTGTAAGTTTAATCAAACATTTCAGTACAAGGTTCTGTACTGAATTTCTGCATGAAAATGTATGGTTAAATTGTATGGTTAGTGAATGAGACGCAGTGTTTTCCCCTCCCATTTCCCACTAATGGCAAGGTGTTACTCACTGCTCATCTGGCAGTTTAaatgaatgaagaaaaaaaaaaaaaaaaaccaccaCACACAAGCATTATAACTCAAAACTATTTATTTCCAAGACATTAGTCACCTAATTGCAGAGTAAAGTTCATAACTACACCGGCCAAAGAAAAGAATAGAAAAATAGACACTTTCCACAACTCCACAAAAGAATGcttttttttgtatgtgtgtgtgtatatatatacacaaatatatgTACACGCACACAAAGTCTCAAATAGATATcgcatgttttatatatatttataaaaaaactttacattttacatacaACAAAACACCATATTTCTGAGGCCTGTGATCAAAGGTACCAAAAatcttgaaaaatattttttgaagggaaaaaaaaaaaaaaaaaaaaaaaaaaaaaaaaaaggacaaaaacgTTATGCACACTAAGCGTTGGCTACAGTATTACAAAGAGACGGTTTAACAGAGGTTTGTAGAAAGGGCTTGCATAAGACAAAAGGGGTGTGGAGGAAGCCCAGCCTCAGGCAGGGAAGGCACTAAATCGTCTCCGTAAGAGAGATAGCACAAGAGAGAACCTGGAGATCTTGACTTGTAAGTCTTCAAACACAACTTCCCTTGCCCCTCACACATCCAAAACGCAAACCTTCAGTTCAGTTCAGCCTTGCGGCACTTTGGAGATAAATAACGCAACGCCATGCAAATATACTAAATGGATTAGGAATGAATGTTTAAGAAAAATGACTCAGCTTTGAATCTAGAACTGAATAAACAGACgtttcagtcaaaaataaatcaatagaGCCAACAGAGGGCACTATTCCACAACAAGTGTTACACATATCACCATCAAAAATTTAGTGCAATGGGTACCTTCATCTGTTCTAGCTTTTATTCCTTGGTTAAGATGATCTCAAGTACGGTGGCCAAATTCATTCCCCCCACCCAAACGAAGCCAATAATTTTAAACACTGACAATTTGACGTAAAACATCGAGCTAGTTTGAGTTCTACAAAACAGACTAAACAATGATTCAAGCTTCTCATCTGGGAGCACAAATGCATTTTCAATTCATTCTCTAACAGTCTCTCAGGCAAGCAACCCACAAACCAGACTAAACCCAAACGACAATAAATAGCATTTGTGatagaaatgtattaattatgaGGTCAGTGTGCATCTCAAACACGAAATAATACCTTCAACTGTGTGCATTGACTTTTG
Above is a window of Megalobrama amblycephala isolate DHTTF-2021 linkage group LG11, ASM1881202v1, whole genome shotgun sequence DNA encoding:
- the ubr7 gene encoding putative E3 ubiquitin-protein ligase UBR7; protein product: MAANDGDEEATVSLVDVLEEDEELENEASAVLGGSDSEKCSYPEGYVKRQALYACNTCTPKGGEPAGICLACSYKCHEGHDLFELYTKRNFRCDCGNDKFGEMECKLFADKEKVNSGNKYSHNFFGLYCTCDRPYPDPEDEVPDEMIQCIVCEDWLHGRHLGCAVPDCVELQEMICESCMNKTPFLWNYAAQIAVPPITKVSPCKGEGDVKVEVENDEEQIKNENLKSPVDEKVQVNGTSACKRKHQEEAEGSSEDGSCSGCRLREMKASGMSRTLQGAVFWPSAWRTKLCTCTDCKILYADTGVSFLTDETDTVLAYENKGKSTEQAEQAGGAEGRDPLMSALNNLNRVQQLEIIHEYNDMKTELKDYLQRFAAEGKVVTPEDIRQFFEQQQSRKRRRANAGQYYCS